A window of the Lactuca sativa cultivar Salinas chromosome 5, Lsat_Salinas_v11, whole genome shotgun sequence genome harbors these coding sequences:
- the LOC111890273 gene encoding trihelix transcription factor ASR3 isoform X2 has product MYILNTLASEMEYSSCNAAIMSEPPNTSTTTPPNIVNVTPYPAIAYKNHHLPPITHGGATTSNVVLLPASNHREYRKGNWTLEETLVLITAKKLDDERRINATTSATANSRAATGGELRWKWVENYCWSNGCFRSQNQCNDKWDNLLRDYKKVREYELRSPAQNRPSYWSMDKTQRKDRNLPSNLLLNIYEALNDVVQKKTPQRHCLPQQQPPLAVLPPPQPPPSSLPPPQPSSSQHHPPPPPPPPPPASASVESSETEGEDADNDNKRRRVRDIGSSIVHSTRVLSETLKRFEEKKEKRHRELMELEEQRLHLEETRNEVNRQGITGLITSINKLSDAIYALISEKRDRP; this is encoded by the exons ATGTATATATTGAACACACTTGCTTCTGAAATGGAATATAGTTCTTGTAATGCCGCAATAATGTCTGAACCTCCCAACACATCCACCACAACACCACCCAATATTGTGAATGTAACACCTTATCCTGCCATCGCGTACAAAAACCACCATCTGCCGCCCATAACCCACGGTGGCGCAACCACATCCAACGTCGTGTTGTTGCCTGCTTCCAACCACCGAGAGTACCGGAAAGGCAACTGGACCCTCGAAGAGACCCTTGTCCTAATCACCGCAAAGAAGCTGGATGATGAGCGTCGAATTAACGCCACCACCTCCGCCACAGCAAACAGCCGTGCGGCCACCGGCGGGGAGCTGAGGTGGAAATGGGTAGAGAATTACTGTTGGAGTAATGGCTGCTTCCGTAGTCAGAACCAGTGCAATGACAAGTGGGATAACTTGCTCCGCGACTACAAGAAGGTCCGTGAGTACGAACTCCGATCACCGGCGCAAAATCGTCCGTCGTATTGGTCGATGGATAAAACCCAACGCAAAGATCGAAATCTGCCATCGAACTTGCTACTTAATATCTATGAAGCACTAAACGACGTTGTTCAGAAAAAAACCCCCCAGCGACATTGTCTTCCTCAGCAACAGCCTCCTCTCGCAGTCCTTCCACCTCCCCAGCCGCCTCCGTCGTCGCTACCTCCTCCTCAGCCATCGTCATCTCAACATCACCCTCCGCCTCCGCCTCCGCCTCCTCCTCCTGCTTCAG CATCGGTAGAATCATCGGAAACAGAAGGAGAAGATGCAGACAATGATAATAAAAGGAGAAGGGTGAGAGACATCGGAAGTAGCATTGTTCACAGCACCAGAGTATTATCAGAAACCCTAAAACGCTttgaggagaagaaggagaaaagACACCGAGAATTGATGGAACTTGAGGAACAAAGACTTCACTTGGAAGAGACACGAAATGAAGTTAATCGTCAAGGGATCACTGGTCTGATCACATCGATTAATAAGCTTTCCGATGCTATTTATGCACTTATTTCGGAAAAACGTGATAGACCATAA
- the LOC111890273 gene encoding trihelix transcription factor ASR3 isoform X1, which translates to MYILNTLASEMEYSSCNAAIMSEPPNTSTTTPPNIVNVTPYPAIAYKNHHLPPITHGGATTSNVVLLPASNHREYRKGNWTLEETLVLITAKKLDDERRINATTSATANSRAATGGELRWKWVENYCWSNGCFRSQNQCNDKWDNLLRDYKKVREYELRSPAQNRPSYWSMDKTQRKDRNLPSNLLLNIYEALNDVVQKKTPQRHCLPQQQPPLAVLPPPQPPPSSLPPPQPSSSQHHPPPPPPPPPPASEASVESSETEGEDADNDNKRRRVRDIGSSIVHSTRVLSETLKRFEEKKEKRHRELMELEEQRLHLEETRNEVNRQGITGLITSINKLSDAIYALISEKRDRP; encoded by the exons ATGTATATATTGAACACACTTGCTTCTGAAATGGAATATAGTTCTTGTAATGCCGCAATAATGTCTGAACCTCCCAACACATCCACCACAACACCACCCAATATTGTGAATGTAACACCTTATCCTGCCATCGCGTACAAAAACCACCATCTGCCGCCCATAACCCACGGTGGCGCAACCACATCCAACGTCGTGTTGTTGCCTGCTTCCAACCACCGAGAGTACCGGAAAGGCAACTGGACCCTCGAAGAGACCCTTGTCCTAATCACCGCAAAGAAGCTGGATGATGAGCGTCGAATTAACGCCACCACCTCCGCCACAGCAAACAGCCGTGCGGCCACCGGCGGGGAGCTGAGGTGGAAATGGGTAGAGAATTACTGTTGGAGTAATGGCTGCTTCCGTAGTCAGAACCAGTGCAATGACAAGTGGGATAACTTGCTCCGCGACTACAAGAAGGTCCGTGAGTACGAACTCCGATCACCGGCGCAAAATCGTCCGTCGTATTGGTCGATGGATAAAACCCAACGCAAAGATCGAAATCTGCCATCGAACTTGCTACTTAATATCTATGAAGCACTAAACGACGTTGTTCAGAAAAAAACCCCCCAGCGACATTGTCTTCCTCAGCAACAGCCTCCTCTCGCAGTCCTTCCACCTCCCCAGCCGCCTCCGTCGTCGCTACCTCCTCCTCAGCCATCGTCATCTCAACATCACCCTCCGCCTCCGCCTCCGCCTCCTCCTCCTGCTTCAG AAGCATCGGTAGAATCATCGGAAACAGAAGGAGAAGATGCAGACAATGATAATAAAAGGAGAAGGGTGAGAGACATCGGAAGTAGCATTGTTCACAGCACCAGAGTATTATCAGAAACCCTAAAACGCTttgaggagaagaaggagaaaagACACCGAGAATTGATGGAACTTGAGGAACAAAGACTTCACTTGGAAGAGACACGAAATGAAGTTAATCGTCAAGGGATCACTGGTCTGATCACATCGATTAATAAGCTTTCCGATGCTATTTATGCACTTATTTCGGAAAAACGTGATAGACCATAA